In one window of Pirellulales bacterium DNA:
- a CDS encoding SRPBCC family protein: MRGFGVLGNLAGHLERQQFVPRPRSEIFAFFANAANLEALTPEFLQFHILTPSPIVMRSGTLIDYQLKLFGIRFQWRTLIESFEPEARFVDIQITGPYRRWHHVHEFKEVPGGTLIVDRVDYEMPLGSLGHIAHWLSVRWSLKQVFDYRETKIRELFGDRAAATIAS; this comes from the coding sequence ATGCGTGGGTTTGGCGTGCTCGGTAATCTCGCTGGTCATCTCGAACGGCAGCAATTCGTGCCGCGGCCGCGCAGCGAGATCTTCGCCTTCTTTGCCAATGCCGCAAATCTCGAGGCGCTCACTCCAGAATTCCTGCAGTTTCATATTCTAACGCCGTCGCCAATCGTGATGCGATCCGGCACATTGATCGATTATCAACTCAAGCTCTTCGGCATCCGCTTCCAATGGCGAACGTTGATCGAGTCGTTCGAGCCCGAGGCACGCTTCGTCGATATCCAGATCACTGGGCCATATCGCCGTTGGCATCACGTGCATGAGTTTAAAGAGGTGCCCGGCGGCACGTTGATCGTCGATCGAGTCGATTACGAGATGCCGCTGGGCTCGTTAGGCCATATCGCACATTGGCTCTCGGTGCGATGGTCGCTGAAACAGGTTTTCGACTATCGCGAAACCAAGATCCGCGAGCTGTTTGGAGATCGCGCGGCCGCGACGATCGCCTCGTAG
- a CDS encoding TIGR01777 family oxidoreductase yields the protein MRALVTGATGFVGGKLLEQIAEPVVLSRNPQAARAKCPRAEVHYWDPLGGLPPADAFAGVEAVFHLAGEPVGEGRWTAHKKRLIHDSRVTGTRNLVQAIAGLEQRPGVLVCASAIGYYGSRGDEVLDESSSPGSDFLADVCRQWEAAAQEAHQHGLRVACTRFGIVLGQGGALAKMLLPFKLGAGGRLGNGHQWMSWIHVDDVVGLLLHAAAHELHGPMNTVSPTPVTNRDFTRALAKVVHRPAIFPVPAIALRLAVGGFSEVLLGSQRVVPRAAERAGYTFRYTSLTEALEAAVHPRPISAAGAPARVP from the coding sequence ATGCGTGCGCTCGTCACTGGTGCGACCGGCTTCGTCGGCGGCAAATTGCTGGAGCAGATCGCCGAACCAGTTGTGTTGTCGCGCAATCCTCAGGCGGCGCGTGCCAAATGTCCCCGGGCTGAGGTCCATTATTGGGATCCTCTTGGTGGATTGCCTCCGGCCGACGCGTTTGCTGGTGTCGAGGCTGTTTTCCACCTGGCTGGCGAACCCGTCGGCGAAGGACGCTGGACGGCTCACAAGAAACGGCTGATTCATGATAGCCGCGTGACCGGCACTCGTAATCTCGTCCAGGCCATCGCCGGGCTTGAGCAGCGGCCTGGCGTGCTAGTTTGTGCGTCTGCCATCGGCTACTACGGTTCACGCGGTGACGAGGTACTCGACGAGTCGTCCTCGCCAGGGAGCGATTTTCTGGCGGACGTTTGCCGTCAGTGGGAGGCTGCTGCCCAAGAGGCTCACCAACATGGCCTGCGTGTCGCCTGCACGCGCTTCGGTATCGTGCTGGGGCAGGGGGGGGCCCTGGCCAAGATGCTGCTACCGTTCAAACTGGGCGCAGGGGGTCGATTAGGAAATGGCCATCAATGGATGTCTTGGATCCACGTCGACGATGTGGTGGGCCTGCTGCTGCACGCCGCAGCGCATGAGCTGCACGGGCCTATGAATACTGTTTCGCCAACGCCGGTGACAAATCGTGATTTCACGCGCGCGTTGGCCAAGGTCGTGCATCGCCCGGCGATTTTTCCCGTGCCTGCTATAGCGCTACGGCTGGCTGTGGGGGGCTTCTCCGAGGTTCTGCTCGGTTCACAACGAGTCGTGCCGCGGGCTGCCGAACGGGCCGGCTACACCTTCCGCTACACGTCGTTAACCGAGGCGCTCGAGGCAGCCGTTCATCCGCGCCCCATCTCGGCGGCCGGCGCGCCGGCCAGGGTACCTTGA